DNA sequence from the Podospora pseudocomata strain CBS 415.72m chromosome 2 map unlocalized CBS415.72m_2.2, whole genome shotgun sequence genome:
TTCCAACTACAAGTCACTCAATACATTTGCGCTGCCCAAAGCCCGACAATACCAACAACAGTTTGCCGATATATACTTCCTACGCCTGACCAAGATCAAACCTGCTGTGGAACAGATCGCTCACGAAGCATGGGATGATACAGTGCTGGGAGGTGAAAATGCAAAGAAGGTCGAGCGGGTTCTCGATGTGCGCCAGGGAGAGCTGTGCTGGGTGGCAGGGACGGTCTACATGGACATGCCCCTGAAGCCAAGTATTCTCGAGGACGTGTCCAAAGACGCAAGCCGCCCTCTGTCTCTGTGTGAGATTCATGTTGACTTCAGGCTAACATGATACTCAGCGCTGGATTTCAGCCCCGACCTCTGTCGGCCACTACTACTCGGAAGATGGCAAGGACCAAGTCATGCTCGAAGACGACTCCGGTCGCATCAGACTCGTTGGCGAACCCCTCAAGAACTACTTCCTGGTGACTGGCTGCATCATCGCCGTCATGGGTACAGAGAATGCCAACGGTGAATTCGAAGTGATTGATCTCAAGTTTGCCGaccttccaccacaaccaccacggTGGGCCCTGTCCGACAAGAAACCCAAATCTGAAGATGTCTCcatggttgatgttggttCTCCCTCCAAAAAGATCGCCATCATATCAGGCCTTGAGTTCTCGGGATTTTCTACAGCCTACAGTGCCGAGTTGAAAGTCCTGAGAGAATTCCTTGCTGCCCAAGCCCTCGACCCAGAGACACAATCCAACGAACAATCCAAGATCTCTCGCCTGATAATAGCAGGCAACTCCATCGCCGAAGCCAGTTCCTCAGACCCTcactccaacaaccccaacaccaagacacACGCCAAGAAATACGGCTACGACGCCTCCTCATACAATCCCGCCCCGTCGCAACTCCTCGactccttcctcaacgaGCTTCTCCCTAGCTTACCAATAACCCTGCTCCCTGGCGCCAACGACCCCGCCAACATCTCTtatcctcaacaaccaatcCACTCTGCCATGTTCCCCGAGTCCAGGTATTATGGCCCAACACCTACCCATCCTGACCAGGCAGGGTGGCTAGAcgcaacaaccaacccattcGAATCAGAAATTGAAGGCTGGCGCGTGCTGGGCACTTCTGGTCAGAACCTGGATGACATCTGCAAGTACATCGAGGACCCAGATCGCCTCGGCCTGATGGAGGCCATGTGCAGGTGGAGGTGTTCTGCCCCTACCGCCCCAGATACACTCTGGTCATATCCATTCCAGGATGACGAGCCATTCGTCATGAAGGAGTGCCCACACTTGTACTTTGTGGGTTCGCAGCCAAAGTTTGGCAGCAAGGTCATTGAGGGGCCGGACGGGCAGATGGTcaggttggttttggtgcCAAAGTTTAGTGAGACGAAAGAGGTGGTCTTGGTTGATACCGAGACGTTGGACGTAAGTTTGGTCAGACTTTCGGCCGCATCGTAAGACTAGAGGAAGATATTTTATATTAGCGTTGTTAGCATAGCCGGAGGATGAGACTTGGGAATCTAAATATGGCAACCTCACCAGAATTTGAGGATGTCGATTCATCTTGTTCCTGGGGTCTAATCACGTCCCGTTCGTCCCAATCTCGTGACAAACACTCACGGGAAATACCAAGTTAAATCAAGGCAATTTTCATTGTTATTATCAATTCttgccatccccatcaacgTCTTGAGGTCTTGATATCCTCAAATCATGGTTGCCTAGCAACTGTCATGCCTTGACCATTCAGGGGGCCTGTTGAGCAACTGATAACCCACGAAGCAACCAAAGTGATGCATGAAACTCCGTGACCGAACGCCCTGTTTTCCCGAACCGGATGCCTCGTTTGATAAAATCAACGCCCCATGTCCCATTTTTGATGCCTGATAATGTAGAAACAATGCGTCGAAACAAAACCTCAACGCGTAGAGATGATAAGCCAAAGCCTAAAAATAATAAACTTATGCCCGTTAGCCCCCTTTCAGATCCGGAAGCACTTCCACCCGCCCCCGACCTTGTCAATGCTGATGACCAAGCTCTTCAGCCTTCTGGAAAGGGGAATGTCCTTGATCTCGACccagtcctcctcctcctcctccaccaccacttcatcatcatcatcatcatcatcatcatcatcatcatcatcatagcTGTCGTCATCACTGTCGCTCTCTTCATCGCTGTCCGTgttgtcatcatcgtcatcctcctcatcactgtcctcctcttcctcactcTCCGCGTCACTATACTCCTCATCATtactatcctcctcctcctccttctcctcctcctccttctcctcctcctccttctctttctcctcctcctcctcctcctccctaaccttcttcctcaactcaacaacatcctTCCGGGTCGGATCCAAATCATCATACCCATCCACATCAAACTttttctccatcctcttcctctcctcttgtCTTAAtctctcggcctcctccaccgtcttccacaacccccccctcatccccaacTTGACCACATTCTCAGGCATCTCACAAGCCTCCTcaatcaacctcctcagcctccccaaattctcctccgccctcctccccctctccaccctcgcctgTTTGATGATCTCATCATtttcccacccctcccccaccaccccctcccgtctcagcctctccatctccctccccacccacctaAGATCAATCCCCATCTCTAGTGCCCACCGCCTGGGCCTgaccgcatcctcctcctccccttcctcttcctcaccctcggtctcatcctcctcctccccgtcaatCAAATGACTGTTCACATTAACCCCCACCCTCAAAaaatccacctccacccccctcaacgcCCTCATAACCGGCGCGTTCCGTCCAAACAAACTCACCACACTCAGATgcctcccttccccctccctttcatACAAAGGACTAAGCCTCAAAaccaactccctcaacctcaaccccctcagtTTCTCGAGCGCACGCCTCAAAAGATTAGCATACTCCCCCCCCGTCCGGTTCCGCTCCATCTCAATCTCCACCTGTCTTACCAAGCTCCCGTAACGGGACCAGTCAATCCTGTTTCTCTGCCCGtctcttctgcttcttgccGCTCCACCTGTGCGGGCAGCGCTTGGGTCGCGGAGGAGATAGCTGAAGGTGTTCTCCCCGTAGAGGATTTGTATGCCCTGGGCAAAGCTTTGTTTGTTAACTAGGAGGATTCCGATTTCGATTGAGAACTCCCGTTCgggctcctcccccatcgccAGTACGGCGCgtcggggggtgggaggattGCGAGTGCGGGTGCGGCGGGGGGGGGCGCGGATGACTTCTTGGAAGAGGTCTTTGACggggatgggtttgggggagacGAGAAGGTGGCGGTAGATTTTGGTTAGGATTTctagggggagggtttggaggtgctTTGGTTTTTGCGGTTCGGGACTcggggcgggagagggtTCAACCACCGGAGCAGGgggacggggttggggacgAGGCTGGGGACGACGGGGATGGGAATATCGCTCCCCCAGCAGGGCATGAATCTCCCACCTCAAATCATCACCCGTTTCTTCCTCTGGCTCGTTTTGGTCCTGATaccgggtggtggtggtgcgctGCCTTTTCGGGgcacgagggagagggggaggagaggggctGGTGAGGTCGATGATTTCAGAGCCCCTGTTGACACCAACGCCGGGGGGGCGGGCAACGATGGTATCGCCATcagcaccatcaacaagGTCGATTCGCCGTTTGACAGCCATGCCGCTTCTCCTGACAGACCGAATCGACCGACTGGAccgccgaccaccaccaccaccgccaccctcttcgtcatcgcTAATAACAATAACgggcggcgacgacgaggacaacAACGACTGCTCATTCCtgacccccatctccacagTCCGCTGCTGCTCAAAGATCCATCTGGCAAACTCTATGCTCTGGAGATTCGGTGCAGCAGCGGAGTGACCAGGGGGGTTGTTTCtaaagctgctgctgctgctggagctaACATTGCTGCCGCCCGTGATCCTAGCCCCAGccccggaggaggaggggggcatATTTCTCCCGCCCGgagtgttgttggtgcctCCCTGCCTGTGGGAGGCGATAAATCGAAACGACATGTCGGCTTGTGCTTGGGGGCTGAACTTGCTGTGTTTTTGCTGTGTCCTTTGGGGTGGGATCAATGTGTGTTGATATGAGAACCGCCAGATGTCATACGACAAGCTGAGTGACCTCTCTTCTTGGTATCAATCCAATTGATATGATGCTGATAGCTTCGTAGTGAAGACCACTATGGTGTTTAGTCTGCCGGGAGAGATGGCAGTGGGCTGGTGCCAGGCTTGTCAAATAGACTGGACCACTTCTCGACGCTGAGCTGCCCAGAAAGATCAGTAAAACTGCTACCAAACACTTGCACACATCCTGCATACCTCTTCGTTGATAATAATTATATTCTCTTGTTAAGCCGTTGAGTATGTCTTGCCGCCAATATCAATTGCCCAGGATAACCCGTTGATGTCTCGCTAGTAGAAAAGCCTGCTGTGCAAAAAGACGGGAAAAAAATGAATTGAGTCCAGAGAGAAAAAATCTCTGCTGAAGTGATAtgtgaagaagagcaaggaagCGAGTGAAAACCGGTAGATTAAAATGCGGGCTATCGGCTTGCTCCGCGAGACCCGCGCTGGGGTGAGTTTCGCCGTGTTGTGCAGACTTGAATCCTGACTGATGTGAATTCGTGTCGCCGAGCCCCTTTTAATCAGGTCAAAGACGATCTTCCaggggaaaaagggggttttTGCCTGCTGTTTCTGGAaggtggctggtggtgtggagCTGTGTACCTAGGTAAGGGGTTATTGTGTAAAAGGGGTTGTTTGATCGGTGACACTTGACGTGTGTATtggaagacgatgatgataGGAGGTGCTGTTATGAATGCTGACAGTCAGGAATGGAGTGGTATGTCCTGACCAGAGCACAAGAAAGCACCTGGAGTGTGTATTGATGGTTaaaagaaaagggaagagtggtgatgggtgCTGTGGAAGAGTTAGTTTTTTGGGTCAAGGTTGAGATGAAAAGGATGGATAGATCACAGTCAACGAAAGTAAAAAAAGAACAGTTCGCCAGGTCAGGGTCAAAGCTAGTAGATAAAGATAAAGCATGTGCCTGCCATCTTGACCTTGAAAGGTGTTCCTGGATCAAGGAGCCACATATGATAGCTGTGCTGTGAAAAAGCTTGGTTGGCAGGCGGAAAATAGCTTCGATGGTGATTGCTTGTAAAAGGGGGGGTGGACAAAAAGGGGTGATAAAGGGAAGCTTGGGCTGTATGAATGTCAAATGTAGGCCAGGGCTGGACCAGGAATGGAGTAGGAGCCACCACGTCCTCTGCAGAATCGGGTTGAGTGTAGGTGTGCTGGACTCTGGGCGACGTTGAATCCAGAAATCCATCCCAACTTTGTAGCTCAGGAAAAGAGCCTCAACTTGCCTTCAAATTGCTCTTGCCAGATATGGCTCTGGGGAAGGAGCGAGCCAAGTCAGCCAGCCACTGATAGCAAAGGCCATATCAAATCTTGTTTTGACCACAAAGAAACGGAGATATGATCTGAAGTGCGGAGTTTTCACGAACCCCGCCAGAGCTCACAGGTCGGCCCTCTTCACCATGTGCTCACACCAGGCGGCCCGCTTGAGCGCCTTTGCTCCGGGTCagctcggcggcggcattcTCCATGACGGCCACCGTTTTTCGTGTTTGATCTCTGCATACACAGaacaggagaaggagatggatcTCTCAAAGTCGATGGATTGGGTATCCAGGCATTTCGGCAGGGCTATCTTTGTCGACATGTCGACATGTTTTGACTCTTTTTGTAAAGAAGCAAACTACATGTGTCCACTTCCCGACTCTCATTCTTCAGcatccatcaacaccagtaGCACACAGGCTCGGAGCTTCTCTTTAACGTGGGCAAGCACAATTCTCGCAGTCTGCCACTAGAAAACTGACACATGTCTTTCCATCCActcaggggctcaggggtaaACACCACCTTACTAGCAAACCCCGTTGCCAGGGCAAACCTCCCAACTACCCACACCATaaccctccaaacccacctcgACATCGACCAGAACAACAGCCCTATCGATATcacctcttcaccctcaaccaccaacacgaACCCAAACCTCTAACCCCCTCTTGGCATCCGTATCCAACCCCCGTCCCCCAAACTCCCGCCAAGACCCCTACACAGCATCATTACGCGTCACCCTCCCACGCATGAACCACTCCCCCGgcacctcaacaccaaactGCTCAAAAATCTCACGATGAACCCACCCATCATGGCTTTGTTGCACGACATTGGtacaagaagaagccttTCCAGGCAACCGTATTTCGACTCCTGCCAAGAGATATAGCTTTAGATACGATGGGGAATAAAAAAGTTGCCATGGAGCAGGGGTCTTGtgctttggggttgggcacaaaaacaaaatgaGCAGGTGTATGCACGCGGCTTTTGCATCTTGGTCGCCGGACACATAAGATAGGGTAGGAGCGGCTTTTCCATTGACAGCACGTTGTTCCCGGTGGTCTGGCCATTTCTCAGGCCCGACTCTGTGCCCACCGACAACTAGTCGCGAtgctcctctcccgccgaatcatcaccctcacagCCGTCCTCGGCTTCATCGTCGTTGTCTCGTTCTTTACAGTCAAATACGACGGCCATGTCGCCCTGGAATCAGCGGCAAGGTCGCTGACGGGGCAGGAAAAGAAACCTGCGTTTTCAACGATACAGAATGTGGTCTACAACCGGACAAGAGTGCAAGAGGAGGCCAAGTTTGCCTATGTGCAGTACACCACCGATCTGGATTACCTCTGCAATGCCGTAAGTttttactttttttctttttttcttcctttttttttttcttttttttctctctttttttctttttttttctcttttttttttcttttttttttctttttttttctttcctctgTCCTCAGGAACATAGGGAAAGTGGGTGTGCTGACTGAAAGGAAAAGATGATCAACTTCTCCCGACTAAAAGAATTCAACACAAAACACCAGCTCGCACTGATCTACCCCGACACATGGAACTCCGAGGGCAAATCAGCCGTCTCCGCGAGGCGATTCCGCATCATGAACAAGATCAGAACCGAATACCCGCACATCAACCtgcacccctcccccgtgCTGCAGCTCCCAAACGGTGATGCCACCTGGGGAGCTTCCATCACAAAGTTCCACGCCTTCTCCCTGGTCGACTACACTCGCGTATTAGCATTTGATTCAGACACGCTAGTGCTGAACAACATGGACCACTACTTCGAGGCGCCGAGGGCGGTTCTTGCCGTGCCGAGGGCGTATTGGTTGGGGGATCTGAGGAATACTTCTCTCTCCATCAACGAGCAGATTCTGGGATCGCATGTCATGTTGTTGGAGCCGAACACCAGGCGCCATGACAGGATCGTCAAGGACGCCATGGACTCGGGGGAGTTTGacatggaggtggtgaacaGGCTGTTTAAGGGCTCGGCGATGATCCTGCCGCACCGGGGACTGGCGTTGCTGACGGGGGAGTTCAGATCAAAGGACCATTCGAGGTACCTGGtcggtgaaggggaggatggggaggatggggagcaGTGGGACGCGGTTGCGGAGGTCAAAAGAAGCTTTCTGGTCCATTTTAGCGACTGGCCGTTGCCAAAGCCCTGGATGTTCCATACTGATC
Encoded proteins:
- the cdc1 gene encoding DNA polymerase delta small subunit Cdc1 (EggNog:ENOG503NVJ1; BUSCO:EOG09263CUU; COG:L), whose protein sequence is MVKLEDIAGLGLLQAPPKTDFKNTDLERAPSNYKSLNTFALPKARQYQQQFADIYFLRLTKIKPAVEQIAHEAWDDTVLGGENAKKVERVLDVRQGELCWVAGTVYMDMPLKPSILEDVSKDRWISAPTSVGHYYSEDGKDQVMLEDDSGRIRLVGEPLKNYFLVTGCIIAVMGTENANGEFEVIDLKFADLPPQPPRWALSDKKPKSEDVSMVDVGSPSKKIAIISGLEFSGFSTAYSAELKVLREFLAAQALDPETQSNEQSKISRLIIAGNSIAEASSSDPHSNNPNTKTHAKKYGYDASSYNPAPSQLLDSFLNELLPSLPITLLPGANDPANISYPQQPIHSAMFPESRYYGPTPTHPDQAGWLDATTNPFESEIEGWRVLGTSGQNLDDICKYIEDPDRLGLMEAMCRWRCSAPTAPDTLWSYPFQDDEPFVMKECPHLYFVGSQPKFGSKVIEGPDGQMVRLVLVPKFSETKEVVLVDTETLDVSLVRLSAAS
- a CDS encoding uncharacterized protein (EggNog:ENOG503P796), encoding MSFRFIASHRQGGTNNTPGGRNMPPSSSGAGARITGGSNVSSSSSSSFRNNPPGHSAAAPNLQSIEFARWIFEQQRTVEMGVRNEQSLLSSSSPPVIVISDDEEGGGGGGGRRSSRSIRSVRRSGMAVKRRIDLVDGADGDTIVARPPGVGVNRGSEIIDLTSPSPPPLPRAPKRQRTTTTRYQDQNEPEEETGDDLRWEIHALLGERYSHPRRPQPRPQPRPPAPVVEPSPAPSPEPQKPKHLQTLPLEILTKIYRHLLVSPKPIPVKDLFQEVIRAPPRRTRTRNPPTPRRAVLAMGEEPEREFSIEIGILLVNKQSFAQGIQILYGENTFSYLLRDPSAARTGGAARSRRDGQRNRIDWSRYGSLVRQVEIEMERNRTGGEYANLLRRALEKLRGLRLRELVLRLSPLYEREGEGRHLSVVSLFGRNAPVMRALRGVEVDFLRVGVNVNSHLIDGEEEDETEGEEEEGEEEDAVRPRRWALEMGIDLRWVGREMERLRREGVVGEGWENDEIIKQARVERGRRAEENLGRLRRLIEEACEMPENVVKLGMRGGLWKTVEEAERLRQEERKRMEKKFDVDGYDDLDPTRKDVVELRKKVREEEEEEEKEKEEEEKEEEEKEEEEDSNDEEYSDAESEEEEDSDEEDDDDDNTDSDEESDSDDDSYDDDDDDVVVEEEEEDWVEIKDIPLSRRLKSLVISIDKVGGGWKCFRI
- the GNT1 gene encoding N-acetylglucosaminyltransferase (EggNog:ENOG503NYY8; CAZy:GT8; COG:G); protein product: MLLSRRIITLTAVLGFIVVVSFFTVKYDGHVALESAARSLTGQEKKPAFSTIQNVVYNRTRVQEEAKFAYVQYTTDLDYLCNAMINFSRLKEFNTKHQLALIYPDTWNSEGKSAVSARRFRIMNKIRTEYPHINLHPSPVLQLPNGDATWGASITKFHAFSLVDYTRVLAFDSDTLVLNNMDHYFEAPRAVLAVPRAYWLGDLRNTSLSINEQILGSHVMLLEPNTRRHDRIVKDAMDSGEFDMEVVNRLFKGSAMILPHRGLALLTGEFRSKDHSRYLVGEGEDGEDGEQWDAVAEVKRSFLVHFSDWPLPKPWMFHTDRQWRDALPSCEEAEKEEERRRKRRGRGEDDCPDKLVWRGFYEEYDRERRAKCGFIDG